In Microvenator marinus, one genomic interval encodes:
- a CDS encoding cyclic nucleotide-binding domain-containing protein, whose translation MEPSKLSQLMSAINDAVDQDDHEVALRIILANFSRFDDNVPLRERVALILAQQGRKREAVDIYQAVARHFANAGHPMRAIAAARQMLALNPDTPVVLDHIATLYNIRSPFISSEVTRVPLPEPRESLDLQGRSCDVPDDELLDRASELASTRTGLLSQPGGLPSVPLLSLLPQEALRRVLDLIEYNVYDRTQRIVEKDKRSVDLVWTVSDELIVKAETGIFYLQPNDLIGLACQGSSGRPSEVDVFAQTGSEILRLTEAAIQTLSVQFGDFQNRIATLRRHAMTEHILARHPMFNGLSDETRAGIMDSFTGLRLKKGDSLIIQGVPSPGLFIVLDGKVDVVRKDDEWEITIATLKSGEIFGEIGLVADTPAVAGCVVSESGHVIHLPRADFEALSLKHPSMAQYTSNIAAERLHDNSHSLNASDLSEVD comes from the coding sequence ATGGAGCCAAGCAAGCTCTCTCAATTGATGTCGGCTATCAACGATGCCGTCGATCAAGATGACCACGAGGTCGCCCTTCGTATCATTCTCGCCAACTTTTCGCGCTTTGACGATAACGTCCCATTGCGCGAACGCGTTGCCCTCATACTTGCGCAACAAGGCAGAAAGCGAGAGGCAGTCGACATCTATCAGGCTGTTGCCCGGCATTTCGCAAACGCCGGTCATCCCATGCGAGCCATCGCGGCCGCCCGGCAGATGCTCGCCCTGAATCCAGACACGCCAGTCGTGCTCGACCATATCGCGACCCTCTACAATATTCGAAGCCCGTTCATATCGTCGGAAGTCACGAGAGTGCCGCTTCCGGAACCTCGCGAATCACTCGACCTTCAAGGTCGATCATGTGATGTGCCTGACGATGAACTCTTGGACCGAGCTTCCGAACTTGCGAGTACGCGTACTGGACTTCTTTCACAGCCCGGTGGCCTTCCGTCGGTTCCGCTTCTGAGTTTGTTGCCGCAAGAGGCCCTCAGGCGAGTCCTCGACCTTATCGAATATAATGTCTACGACCGGACGCAACGCATCGTTGAGAAAGACAAACGAAGCGTGGACCTCGTTTGGACGGTCTCAGACGAGCTCATCGTGAAGGCCGAGACCGGGATTTTCTATCTCCAACCCAACGATCTTATCGGACTCGCTTGCCAGGGAAGCTCTGGACGGCCTTCTGAAGTGGACGTTTTTGCTCAAACGGGCTCAGAGATTCTGAGACTGACCGAGGCAGCGATTCAAACGCTGAGCGTTCAATTTGGAGATTTCCAGAACCGAATTGCAACGCTTCGCCGGCACGCCATGACAGAACATATCCTGGCGCGCCACCCCATGTTTAATGGGCTCTCCGATGAGACCCGTGCTGGGATCATGGACTCGTTCACCGGACTGCGACTCAAGAAAGGCGATTCGCTCATCATTCAAGGTGTCCCTAGCCCTGGCCTCTTCATCGTGCTCGACGGCAAGGTCGATGTCGTCCGCAAAGACGACGAATGGGAAATCACCATCGCTACACTCAAGAGCGGTGAGATTTTCGGCGAGATCGGACTTGTGGCCGACACACCTGCTGTGGCTGGGTGTGTGGTGTCGGAGTCAGGTCACGTCATCCATCTTCCGCGAGCCGATTTCGAGGCCCTGAGCCTCAAGCACCCCTCCATGGCGCAATACACCTCAAACATTGCTGCCGAACGCTTACACGACAATTCGCACTCGTTGAACGCGTCCGACCTCTCAGAAGTCGACTGA
- a CDS encoding S8 family serine peptidase, translating to MTKIQRTLGLSLGIGTLLLASHAHAVTPVDRFQECIGTSQTTTDNAIPHNPAHATFGVQISDTEPRWDEVILDFDDDVSHEEAVAFAKSWGLDADLNSPTSDAPNIYVAKVEEGAVPFIRDCLSSNSILEGVEENIEYQTFGAPNDPLYQFQWNFKQVNAESAWKMATGKGVVVAVIDTGVAAEDDKAKNIIAAKDLADTAFVKGYDFVDKDDFAWDGHGHGTHVAGTIAQSTNNKYGVAGLAYNSKIMPLRVLNSRGFGQVADIADSIRFAADNGAKVINMSLGGPLPSLVMKASIEHAHKKGVTIIAAAGNAGKRSPSYPAAYDKVVAVAATQFDQHTTFYSQWGPYVDVAAPGGNTRIDQNKDGRPDGVMQETLKDGNTAVHDFALYMGTSMASPHVAAIAALIIEQGVTHPDKVEKILKQSADESQKKRYSNPKEFEERYGAGIVQADAAVKAAVTEQGSTRFGAGLLLALLAFAGVRRKDMLGIAPKASPLFFTGLVAASSGLFFLPLIAGDLSWTAWFSRPLAELDMMLLGVGFHQTPIFASALLPLGAAAFLNGSKTLRALSAGLAIGMAGFLLAESFILTSDVLWIPGAGMLDRVWLAANGLFAFAIGYLTLKR from the coding sequence ATGACGAAAATCCAACGCACACTAGGGCTCAGCCTGGGAATCGGAACACTCCTCCTCGCGTCGCACGCTCACGCGGTGACTCCGGTGGACCGCTTTCAAGAGTGTATCGGCACAAGCCAGACCACCACAGATAACGCCATTCCTCATAACCCAGCCCACGCCACTTTCGGAGTTCAGATCTCCGATACGGAACCTCGTTGGGATGAAGTCATTCTAGATTTCGACGACGATGTCTCGCACGAAGAAGCCGTGGCTTTTGCAAAGTCGTGGGGTCTAGATGCGGACCTTAACAGCCCCACTTCTGACGCCCCGAACATCTACGTGGCTAAAGTCGAGGAAGGCGCGGTTCCGTTTATTCGAGACTGCCTGAGTTCAAACTCAATCCTTGAAGGGGTGGAAGAAAATATCGAGTATCAGACCTTTGGAGCCCCAAACGATCCCCTTTATCAGTTCCAGTGGAACTTTAAGCAGGTGAATGCTGAGAGCGCATGGAAGATGGCGACGGGCAAAGGTGTCGTCGTGGCCGTGATCGATACAGGTGTTGCCGCCGAAGACGATAAGGCCAAGAACATTATTGCGGCAAAAGACCTCGCGGATACAGCTTTCGTCAAAGGCTACGACTTCGTCGACAAAGACGATTTTGCTTGGGACGGACACGGACACGGAACACACGTGGCCGGTACCATCGCCCAAAGCACCAACAACAAGTACGGGGTCGCAGGGCTCGCGTACAACTCCAAGATCATGCCGCTCCGCGTGCTAAACAGTCGTGGATTCGGTCAAGTCGCAGACATCGCTGACTCGATTCGATTCGCAGCAGATAACGGCGCCAAAGTCATCAACATGAGCCTTGGCGGACCACTTCCGAGCCTCGTAATGAAAGCGTCGATCGAACACGCCCACAAGAAGGGTGTGACCATCATCGCTGCCGCTGGAAACGCCGGGAAACGCTCACCTAGCTACCCTGCTGCCTACGATAAGGTCGTAGCCGTCGCGGCCACGCAATTCGACCAGCACACTACCTTCTACTCTCAATGGGGTCCTTATGTGGACGTCGCTGCGCCAGGTGGAAATACTCGCATCGACCAGAACAAAGACGGGCGCCCAGATGGCGTGATGCAAGAGACGCTCAAAGACGGAAACACAGCCGTCCATGACTTTGCCCTCTACATGGGAACGTCGATGGCATCACCACACGTAGCCGCGATCGCGGCGCTGATCATCGAACAAGGCGTGACGCACCCCGACAAAGTCGAAAAAATCCTGAAGCAGAGTGCGGATGAGTCTCAAAAGAAGCGCTACTCCAACCCAAAAGAGTTTGAAGAGCGCTACGGCGCAGGCATCGTGCAAGCTGATGCGGCGGTCAAAGCAGCCGTCACCGAACAAGGTTCGACCCGTTTTGGTGCTGGCCTATTGCTCGCCCTCTTGGCCTTCGCAGGAGTGCGACGAAAGGACATGCTTGGAATCGCCCCGAAAGCGAGCCCACTCTTCTTCACAGGACTTGTCGCAGCTTCAAGTGGACTCTTCTTCTTGCCTTTGATCGCTGGAGACCTCTCATGGACCGCATGGTTCTCAAGACCGCTTGCGGAGCTCGACATGATGCTCCTCGGCGTTGGGTTCCACCAGACCCCGATTTTTGCGAGTGCGTTGCTTCCTCTCGGCGCAGCAGCGTTCCTTAATGGCTCGAAGACACTTCGCGCGCTGAGTGCTGGCTTGGCCATCGGTATGGCGGGATTCCTGCTCGCCGAGTCGTTCATTCTGACTTCCGATGTACTTTGGATTCCTGGCGCGGGCATGCTTGACAGAGTTTGGCTTGCAGCCAACGGCCTCTTCGCCTTTGCAATCGGTTACCTGACGCTCAAGCGCTAA
- a CDS encoding PilZ domain-containing protein codes for MSEVRKQERINCDIIFNKVESGMMTICRATNISLGGMRVERLLEPFDAKDEKVRLEIELPGDSEPLLIGAKKTYDAQGHFGLKFTEISHRHFVRLRDWVHGQNAPIHLPAFR; via the coding sequence ATGAGCGAAGTCAGAAAGCAAGAACGTATCAATTGCGACATCATCTTCAATAAGGTGGAAAGCGGCATGATGACTATCTGCCGAGCAACTAACATCTCACTCGGTGGGATGCGGGTTGAGCGCCTTCTTGAACCCTTTGATGCCAAAGACGAAAAAGTGAGACTCGAGATAGAGCTCCCCGGAGATAGCGAGCCATTGCTCATCGGCGCTAAGAAGACCTACGATGCCCAAGGGCATTTCGGTCTCAAGTTCACCGAGATCTCACACCGCCACTTCGTTCGACTCCGAGATTGGGTCCACGGACAAAACGCACCGATTCACCTTCCAGCCTTTAGATAA